The Candidatus Polarisedimenticolia bacterium genomic interval CTGAAGCGTCTCCAGGTCGATGCCATCGACCTGCTCTACCAGCACCGGGTCGATCCGGAGGTGCCGATCGAGGAAGTCGCCGGGACGATTCGGGACCTCATCCAGGAAGGGAAGGTCAGGCACTTCGGTCTCTCCGAAGCCTCTGCCCGGACGATTCGCCGGGCGCATGCGGTGCAGCCGGTCGCCGCGCTCCAGAGCGAATACTCGCTCTGGTGGCGGCGCCCCGAAGCGGAGATCCTCCCGACGCTCGAGGAGCTTGGAGTCGGGTTCGTCCCTTTCAGCCCTCTCGGCAAAGGCTTCCTCACCGGGACCATCGACGAGAAGACGACCTTCGCCAGCTCCGACTTCCGCGCCACGGTGCCGCGCCTGGAGCCGGATGCCCGGAAGAGCAACCTTGCCTTCGTACACCTGCTCACCACCGTCGCGGCACGCAAGAACGCGACGCCCGCCCAGATTGCACTGGCCTGGCTTCTCGCACAGAAGCCCTGGATCGTTCCCATTCCCGGCACGACGAGACAGACTCGGCTCACTGAGAACCTCGCGGCGGCCGACATCGAGCTGACTCCCGCCGACCTGCACGAGATCGACAGCGCCGCCTCGAAGCTCACCGTGCAGGGGAACCGCTACCCCGAAAAGACGGAGCGCATGACCGATCGCTGAACGGCAAGCGCTTCGATTCCCACCTCCGCCGGGAAACCTGCTAAAGTCATCGGCAAACCTGCGAGGAAAAGCCGCCCTGCAGCCCGACTAAGGAGACTGCCTTGACTACCGCCCGGAAAGACTCCGATCTGCGCTTCGACCCCCCGGGACCCGGGACCTGGGAGCTCGAAACGGTTCACTTCCCCCGGCCGGCCACGCGTTACTGGATGGAGGTCCATCCCGAGCCCTTCAAGCGGGGCACCCATGAGTTCGCCGAGAACTACGGCCTGCTGATCGACGGGCTCGAAATGGCCTACGTCAATGGCTTCGGCTACAAGGCGGTCAAGCCGGCGCCGGAGAGCGAAATCCCGAAGCGCTTCCAGCGGGCGGAGGAGGTGTTTCAGCGGAAGTTCTGGCGCGAGCAGCTGCGCGAATGGAACGAGACCGTCAAGCCGGCCTCGATCAAGGCACACCGCGAAATCCAGGCCGTCGATCCGGAGAAGCTCTCCGACTCGGAGCTGGCGGCGCACCTGGTGCGCTGCCGCGAGCACCATGCCGGAATGCTCCGCCAGCACATGCGCTTCACCGCCGCGGCCGTCATGCCGACCGGAGATTTCCTGGCGCATGTCGGCGGCTGGGCCCAGGTTTCCCCGGCGGACCTGCTCTCCCTCATGCGCGGCACGGCGCCGGTATCGGCTGGCGCCTCCGAGCAGCTCCACGCGCTGATCGCCGCGGTTGGGAAGAGCGCCAAGATGCACCAGCTCCTCGACTCCGACGAAGACGCCGGACGGGTGCTCGACACCCTGCGCGCCGACCCCGAAACCGGGCCGGCGGTCTCGGCCTACCTCGATCTCGTCGGCTTCCGCCTGCTCGACGGCTTCGATATTTCCAATCCATTCGCCCTCGAGCTGCCCGATGCGCTGCGCCGGGCGATCCGGGCCGCGGTCGCGGGTGCCGGCACCGATACCTCCGACGTCCAGGGAAAGATCGCCGAGGTGCGCGGCAAGGTTCCGGAGCAGCACCGCGCCCATTTCGACGAGCTGCTCGAGGAGGCGCGGCTGACCTATCCGATCCGCGACGAGCGCGGCGTGTTCAGCGACATCTGGGCCTCCGGGCTCATGCGGCGCGCGGCCCTGGCGGCCGGCAAGCGCCTGGCCCGCAAGGGGAGACTTCACGAAGCCGCTCATTTCATCGACGCCAGCCCCGCGGAGATGGGGGCGCTGCTCTCCGGGGCGGATGCCCCGGACGCCGATGAGCTGGCGCGCCGCTTCCAGTGGCGCACCACGCACAGTGCCAAGGAGGCGCCGGCGGTTCTCGGACCTCCCGCGCCGGCTCCGCCCGACCTGTCCGGCCTGCCGCCCGCCGCGGCGCGCATGGCGCGCGCCATCGGCGTTGCCCTGGGCGCTTTGTTCGGCAGCTCCGAGGCGGCGCACGAGGAGAAGAAGCTGCGCGGCCTGGCGGCGAGCAAGGGGATCTACGAAGGGCCGGCGCGCCGCGTCTCCCACCCCTCGGAGTTCGATCGGATTCACAAAGGCGACATCCTGGTCACCGAATCGACCACGGAGGCGTTCAACATCCTCCTGCCGCTGCTCGGCGCGATCGTGACCGATGCCGGCGGGCTGCTGTCGCACGCGGCGATCGTGGCGCGCGAGTACGGCATCCCGGGCGTGGTTGGGACGCGCGAGGCGACCGACCGGATCGCCGACGGCACGCGGCTGCGGGTGGACGGCGACGCCGGCGAGGTCACGGTGCTGGGGTGAAGAAGGTCGTTCCGCTCGAGAAGGCGCTCGAGATCGCGCTGTACGGCTCGAAGGCGGTCGGGCTCGGCCAGGCGATCCGCGACGGCCTGCCGGTGC includes:
- a CDS encoding aldo/keto reductase, which encodes MKKRKLGNSGLEVSELGLGCMGMSWGYGPAADRQEMVALIRSAVERGVTFFDTAEVYGPFTNEELVGEALAPFRGRVVIATKFGFALDPAGGPQAVGLNSRPEHIRQVAEASLKRLQVDAIDLLYQHRVDPEVPIEEVAGTIRDLIQEGKVRHFGLSEASARTIRRAHAVQPVAALQSEYSLWWRRPEAEILPTLEELGVGFVPFSPLGKGFLTGTIDEKTTFASSDFRATVPRLEPDARKSNLAFVHLLTTVAARKNATPAQIALAWLLAQKPWIVPIPGTTRQTRLTENLAAADIELTPADLHEIDSAASKLTVQGNRYPEKTERMTDR
- a CDS encoding PEP-utilizing enzyme — protein: MTTARKDSDLRFDPPGPGTWELETVHFPRPATRYWMEVHPEPFKRGTHEFAENYGLLIDGLEMAYVNGFGYKAVKPAPESEIPKRFQRAEEVFQRKFWREQLREWNETVKPASIKAHREIQAVDPEKLSDSELAAHLVRCREHHAGMLRQHMRFTAAAVMPTGDFLAHVGGWAQVSPADLLSLMRGTAPVSAGASEQLHALIAAVGKSAKMHQLLDSDEDAGRVLDTLRADPETGPAVSAYLDLVGFRLLDGFDISNPFALELPDALRRAIRAAVAGAGTDTSDVQGKIAEVRGKVPEQHRAHFDELLEEARLTYPIRDERGVFSDIWASGLMRRAALAAGKRLARKGRLHEAAHFIDASPAEMGALLSGADAPDADELARRFQWRTTHSAKEAPAVLGPPAPAPPDLSGLPPAAARMARAIGVALGALFGSSEAAHEEKKLRGLAASKGIYEGPARRVSHPSEFDRIHKGDILVTESTTEAFNILLPLLGAIVTDAGGLLSHAAIVAREYGIPGVVGTREATDRIADGTRLRVDGDAGEVTVLG